Within Cellulophaga sp. L1A9, the genomic segment AGTAAGGATACTCACTTTTATTCGTGTAAGACCAAAAATGGTACGTTGGTATGGTAGCTTATTTCTTCAACAGTGGGGCGGAACAAGATGCGCTCTAAAAAGTTTAAGTTTTTAGCCACCATTACCAACATATCTATATTTTCATTCTTCGTGAATTTATCTATAGCGGCGTCTAAATTATGACCTTCTAAAGTGCTAAAATTGTGTGTAATATCTTTAAAATAATAGGCTAGAAATTCTTTATTTTTTGTTTGCAAAGAACTCATTGTTTCATTTTTGCTTTCTATATGCAGAAAATTAAGTTGTGCGTTGGTTAATACCGATATATCTTTTAAGAGTGATAATATATGTAAGTTATAATCAATAATATAATCGGTTGGAAAGCCTATTTTTTTTGGTTTATGGTAGGAGGTGTTTTCTGGTACTGCTAATACTGCGCACTTTACTTTAGTGATTACGTTTCCTGTGTTGCTTCCTAAGGTTAATTTTTTTAGACCAGAAGCTCCTTTAGTTCCCATGATAATAAGGTCTATCTTTTTATTGCTTACCTCATTTTTTATATGATCAACAAAAAAACCGTAAGTAGCTGAGGTGTGAAAAACATGATTGGTATTAAAAGGCAATTCGTCGATACGTTCTAACAGCGCATCAAGCTTTACTAAGTTCTCTTTTAATAGCTCTTCTTCGATAAGATCTGGTGCAATGACCAGAGCAGTATCTCCACCAGTTGCAGCCAAAACAGGACTTATGTGCGTAAGATAAAAAGTGCAATTAGATTTTTTAAACAATGATAATCCGTAAGCAATAGCATTCCAAGAATTTTCAGAAAAATCTGTTGGGATAAGTATATTTTTCATGTGGTTGATGTTGTTAGCGTGATAAATTTTGAAGCACTAAAAAAGGTACGTGTATTTTAAGACCTATTTCGTCTACAGTAGACCTGTACAGCATATCTTCCAAAAAGGAATGACGAGAATTTACCATGACTAAAAAGTCTATTTCTTTTTCTTCTATGTTTTTCATTATGGCCTTTAGTCTATTTTCAACTGGAGTCTGTTCAAAATTTAAATACGCACCAGATAGGCTTTCTTCTAGAAATTTTTTGTTGTCTAACTGACGCAAACTCATCACTTCAAAATCTGAGATATGCAGACAATATACGGTAGCCTTAAACTCATGTGCTAAAGCGTTCAATAACTTTAGTTCACGGCGTTTATAAGGCAAATTGTAATCTGTTGGAAATAGAATTTTTTTAGGCTGACGATAGCTATAGGATTCTGGTATAGCAAGAACAGGGCATTTTACATATTTAAATACTTGAACGGTATGACTTCCAAAAGTTATTTTTCTATCTGCCGTTTGGCCTTTGGTTCCCATGATTACAAGGTCAATATTTATTTGATTGACCGTATCATTTACAGCATCTACTATGGATTCAAAAGTAGCTATTCCTTTATATTCATGTTTGGGGTTGTGAATTTTTTCTTCCTTATCGCGAATAAGGTCACTAAGTAATTGTTTTGCTTTTTTTTCAATAGAAGTCTTCCGCTCAGAAATAGAAAGATCTGTTGTGTTTTTAAATTCGCCGTAGACTTCATCGGCATAGGCATGAACAAAATAAAAAACTGTTTGCTCACATTTATATAAATTTAATGCATAATCAATAGCATGCATCGCATTTGTAGAAAAATCTGTGGGAATCAATACAGTGGTCATAGCTTTTATTTTTGATATCACTTCAAAAATATCTTTTGATACACTAATTCCCTATGATAATTATCATACTGCGATAATTTAGAGCAGTCACTTATTCATGAAGTATAAAAACTGGAATTCTTGTATGCCTACTTATTCTTTTAATAGTGGTGTTAAATAAGAGCAGTTGTAGGTAGTTTAAATTTTTGGCCGCCATGATAGTCATGTCAATTTGATGGAGGAGGGTAAAGTCTTCAATAGCGTTTTTTACGTTTTTATTTTTCACACTATGAAAACTATAACGTTCTTCAAAGACTTCATCTAAATATTCATGGAGATAGTTTTTGTTTTTTTCTTGAGAAGTGTTTAATGCTTCCGTTACCAATACATTCATCACTTTTAATGTGCCCTCAGAAACACGAACAATTTCGGTTAGTGATTCTAAAATGTCGAAAGAATAAAAATTATTAAAATTCGTAGGAAAGGCTATGTTTTTTATAGGTTGATACTTAACATTTTTAGGAACAATTAATAAGTCTGCGGCTACTTTTGTAATCACATCTTCCGTACTGCTACCAATAAAAGTATTTTTTATGCCAGCGGCTCCTTTGGTACCCATAACAATAAGATCTATCTTTTTTTCTAAAATAGTTTTACGGATAATATCAACGAAATTCCCGAATTCTTGTAAGGCATAAAATTGATGAAGATCTGAAGTGTTATTTTGTGAAATCTCTTTTATTTTTTCTTTTAACAACTCCATTTTAGAAGGTGTTTCTACCTTATTGAAATGTAATGCAAAGCCATTAGATGCTATTCCTGAGTCGCTTAAAGACCTTATATTCATGACATAGAACGTGCAAGCTGTATTTTTATAAAAGGCTACAGCGTATTCTAATGCATTAAAGGAATTCTCAGAAAAATCGGTAGGTACTAAAATTTGTTTCATTAATGGGACTAAATACTTTAAAGCAAAGGTATAACGGCATTTGTTCCAAAAAAATGATAAATATCAGTACGATCAAAA encodes:
- a CDS encoding universal stress protein, which gives rise to MKQILVPTDFSENSFNALEYAVAFYKNTACTFYVMNIRSLSDSGIASNGFALHFNKVETPSKMELLKEKIKEISQNNTSDLHQFYALQEFGNFVDIIRKTILEKKIDLIVMGTKGAAGIKNTFIGSSTEDVITKVAADLLIVPKNVKYQPIKNIAFPTNFNNFYSFDILESLTEIVRVSEGTLKVMNVLVTEALNTSQEKNKNYLHEYLDEVFEERYSFHSVKNKNVKNAIEDFTLLHQIDMTIMAAKNLNYLQLLLFNTTIKRISRHTRIPVFILHE
- a CDS encoding universal stress protein produces the protein MKNILIPTDFSENSWNAIAYGLSLFKKSNCTFYLTHISPVLAATGGDTALVIAPDLIEEELLKENLVKLDALLERIDELPFNTNHVFHTSATYGFFVDHIKNEVSNKKIDLIIMGTKGASGLKKLTLGSNTGNVITKVKCAVLAVPENTSYHKPKKIGFPTDYIIDYNLHILSLLKDISVLTNAQLNFLHIESKNETMSSLQTKNKEFLAYYFKDITHNFSTLEGHNLDAAIDKFTKNENIDMLVMVAKNLNFLERILFRPTVEEISYHTNVPFLVLHE
- a CDS encoding universal stress protein, encoding MTTVLIPTDFSTNAMHAIDYALNLYKCEQTVFYFVHAYADEVYGEFKNTTDLSISERKTSIEKKAKQLLSDLIRDKEEKIHNPKHEYKGIATFESIVDAVNDTVNQINIDLVIMGTKGQTADRKITFGSHTVQVFKYVKCPVLAIPESYSYRQPKKILFPTDYNLPYKRRELKLLNALAHEFKATVYCLHISDFEVMSLRQLDNKKFLEESLSGAYLNFEQTPVENRLKAIMKNIEEKEIDFLVMVNSRHSFLEDMLYRSTVDEIGLKIHVPFLVLQNLSR